The Burkholderia latens genome segment TCGGGCCACGTGTGAATCGTAATGTGCGACTCCGCGAGCAGCACGACGCCCGTTACTCCGTGTTCGCCGCCGAAGTGGTGGAAATGTGCGCCGATCACATGCGCGCCGGCCCGCTGCGCGGCGCCGGCGACGATCGCCTCGAGCCGGGCGGCATCGCGCAGCAATGCCGCGGCGATGCCGGCGAGATCGGCCAGCACGTGCGAGCCGAGCGTCGTGCGCGGCGGAGCGAGACTGTCACGCGCGGTCATTTGTGCGACCCGTACGACGAGTAGCCGCTGCGCGCGGATGAACTGCCCCACCCGGCGCCGCCCGAGCCGCTGCCGCCGAGCGACGTGCAACTGAACAGCGTGACGACGATCAGCCCGTAGAGTCCGTACAGGATGTGGCGCATTACGCGTTACCCCCGTCCGAGGCGAAGCGCTTCCACAGCCACTCGGGCAGCCACAGCACGAGCAGGCCGATCAGCACGTAGACGGAGCGGCCGCTGAACGAGAACAGCGACCCGATGTTGAAAATCACCAGCATCGCGCTGAACACGAGCGGCAGCGGCGCGAAACTGTTCGGGTATTTCGCGTCGAACAGGCCGGTCGCCGTCCCGGCCGAGCC includes the following:
- the speD gene encoding adenosylmethionine decarboxylase, giving the protein MTARDSLAPPRTTLGSHVLADLAGIAAALLRDAARLEAIVAGAAQRAGAHVIGAHFHHFGGEHGVTGVVLLAESHITIHTWPEHGFAAVDAFMCGAARAADAVDAIAAALGAHAQVRQQVARGFA